In one Lycorma delicatula isolate Av1 chromosome 5, ASM4794821v1, whole genome shotgun sequence genomic region, the following are encoded:
- the LOC142324452 gene encoding uncharacterized protein LOC142324452 isoform X2, translating to MRKFSETFIAEDVLPEEAKPSIKKVWMAVHEENKENKNRIRMMILLKAFRKKENMSIAVDITSNSHSSSDIDTFNPSPVYDFADIDIYRSDLF from the exons atgagaaaattttcagaaacttttattGCAGAAGACGTGTTGCCTGAAGAAGCTAAACCTTCGATAAAAAAGGTCTGGATGGCAGTACATGAG GAAAATAAAgagaacaaaaacagaatacGAATGATGATTCTTTTAAAAGCCTTCAGGAAAAAA gaAAATATGTCGATTGCAGTCGATATTACTTCAAATTCCCACTCATCATCAGATATCGATACATTCAATCCTTCACCAGTTTATGATTTTGCTGATATAGATATTTATCggagtgatttattttaa
- the LOC142324452 gene encoding uncharacterized protein LOC142324452 isoform X1, producing MSLNQSILFLLIIISFENMLSSEAKPKFYTGRQFKLRKPTTTRKPRRYFNNTHIIEKMRKFSETFIAEDVLPEEAKPSIKKVWMAVHEENKENKNRIRMMILLKAFRKKENMSIAVDITSNSHSSSDIDTFNPSPVYDFADIDIYRSDLF from the exons ATGTCACTTAACcagtcaatattatttttattaattattatttcatttgaaaatatgttATCAAGTGAAGCTAAACCCAAATTTTATACAGGAAGACAATTTAAATTGAGAAAG CCCACGACAACAAGGAAACCcagaagatattttaataatactcatATAATTGAAAAGatgagaaaattttcagaaacttttattGCAGAAGACGTGTTGCCTGAAGAAGCTAAACCTTCGATAAAAAAGGTCTGGATGGCAGTACATGAG GAAAATAAAgagaacaaaaacagaatacGAATGATGATTCTTTTAAAAGCCTTCAGGAAAAAA gaAAATATGTCGATTGCAGTCGATATTACTTCAAATTCCCACTCATCATCAGATATCGATACATTCAATCCTTCACCAGTTTATGATTTTGCTGATATAGATATTTATCggagtgatttattttaa